The following proteins are encoded in a genomic region of Hydra vulgaris chromosome 05, alternate assembly HydraT2T_AEP:
- the LOC136080127 gene encoding uncharacterized protein LOC136080127 — translation MKVSRSKTEYMCVNEWADGGQVQLQRFDWVIVDEFTYLGSRVQSNGGSEREVKRRVQAGWCGWHKVSGVICDRRVLARMKDKIYRTVVKPAMLNGLKTVALTKKQVREIEVSEMKILRLSFGATKKNRIRNEFIRGSAHVACFGDKVRKSRLR, via the coding sequence ATGAAAGTGAGCAGGAGTAAAACAGAGTACATGTGTGTGAATGAGTGGGCAGACGGTGGACAGGTCCAGTTACAAAGATTTGATTGGGTGATAGTCGACGAATTTACCTACTTAGGGTCGAGGGTACAGAGTAATGGAGGAAGTGAAAGAGAGGTAAAGAGGAGAGTGCAGGCAGGGTGGTGTGGGTGGCACAAAGTGTCTGGTGTGATCTGTGATAGAAGGGTGTTGGCTAGAATGAAGGATAAGATCTATAGGACAGTAGTGAAACCTGCTATGTTGAATGGACTGAAGACAGTGGCACTGACAAAGAAACAAGTGAGGGAGATAGAGGTGTCTGAGATGAAGATCTTAAGATTATCATTTGGAGCGACGAAGAAGAATAGGATCAGAAATGAGTTTATTAGAGGATCAGCACATGTAGCATGTTTTGGAGATAAAGTTAGAAAATCGAGATTGAGATAG